A region of the Dyadobacter sp. CECT 9275 genome:
ATGTCCACTATGGCGGACGTATCGTTTTTGACAAAAAAGGTTACGTATTTCTATCCCTTGGCGAACGCGGACAAAAAGAAAATTCTCAAAACCTGGGCAGGGACCAGGGGAAAGTAGTCCGTTTGCACGAGGATGGTAAAATCCCGACCGATAACCCCTTTGTAAATACCGCAGGGGCTCGTCCCGAAATATGGACCTATGGCCACCGTAACCCGCAGGGTATGGTGATCAACCCTGCCACTGGTGTGATATGGGAGCATGAACATGGCCCGCAGGGAGGTGACGAACTTAATATCATTAAAAAGGGCAGTAACTATGGCTGGCCTTTGATCACCTTTGGAATTGACTACGATAACAGCATCATTTCAAAAGATACGGCACGTGTGGGAATGGAACAACCTGTTACTTACTGGAAACCTTCCATAGCTCCCTGCGGGATGACTTTCGTGACCAATGACAAGTTTAAAGGCTGGAAAGGAGACCTCCTCGTGGGTTCTCTGAAGTTTATGTATCTTCAGCACCTTACGGTAAAAGGCGACAAAGTAACCAAACGTGAAATCATTTTTGAAAAACTAGGCCGCGTTCGTGATGTGCGTCAGGCTTATGACGGCAACATTTATGTGGTACTTGAGAATTCCGGGAAAGTTGTAAAGCTCAGCCCGAAATCCTGAAGCAGATCATACGAACCAGCGGTTCGTGAGCATTTGTCCCCAGACTTCGCCGGTAAAACTCCGGATAGAGGCCTTTCAATAACCGGCGCGAATCTCTCGGTTCGCGCCATTGGTTTTTATCATTTACCAGAGGAATCATGAAATTACTGATTACAATAGTATCCGGCATTATCTTGGGTTCTGCCATGCTGCCGGGGCAGGATGACGAACTTGCTAAAAGTATCGAACGCGGCAAAATGGTGTATTCTGAAAACTGCATCACCTGCCACATGGGCACCGGAGAAGGAGTTACGGCAACCTTCCCCCCTCTTGCCAAGTCGGATTACCTCACTCAAAATCCGGAGAATGGCATCAAGGCTATCAAATTCGGCCTGATCGGAAAAATTAAGGTAAATAATGTAGAATACGACAACATGATGCCTAACCCCGGCCTAGGTCCGGAGGAAATCGCCGATGTCATGAATTATATCCTGAATTCCTGGGGGAATGATTCTAAGAAAAACAGGATTACTCCTGAAGTAGTAACGGCTGTCAAAGAGAAAAAATAATACTTAACCTGCTGCCTCTGCAATTTTCAGGAAGGTCCAATTTATCTCTATTAGTTAATGCTCTATATTTTTTGTCGAGTTTATTTAAAACAAATCTAAACTAATTCTTGGAAAAGAGATTTTCCCGTAGGAAATTCGCAGCCTCAAAAGAACTAATTAGACTTATTTTAAATAAAATGCAAAAATTATATTTTCCACTCCTTCTATGCTTGCTCTCCTTGTCAGCTTTTTCGCAGACAGGTAAAATAGCCGGGCAAATCCTTACCTCCGACGGAGCACCGGCAGAATACGTTTCGGTTGGTCTTAAAGGCTTAAAAGCCGGTACCGTTTCCGACGCCAGCGGGAAGTTTAACCTGAACAAAATAAAGCCCGGAAGTTACACGGTTATCATCAGCTATGTTGGCCTTGCCACGCAGGAAAAAGAGGTTGGCGTACAGGATGGCGCCACAACAGAAGTTTCCTTCACATTGGCAGAGAATGCCAATCAGCTGGAAGAGGTAGTTGTGCAGGATTTTAACCGTTACAACAGCAAGGAGGTATCTTCGAGCCTTCGTCTGCTGAGCCCTAT
Encoded here:
- a CDS encoding PQQ-dependent sugar dehydrogenase yields the protein MKTNLSIFKKGVPVVLGGILFTATLGLMSNSSAPEPKSEKFTEANIKVDTVAKGLTMPWASALLPNGDLLVTERGGKLRLVKNGILDPQEISGIPQVWYKGQGGLLDINLHPDYKKNGWIYISYSSPKKAGEEGDDEGANTALMRAKLKDHALVEIQQLFKALPNVKGNVHYGGRIVFDKKGYVFLSLGERGQKENSQNLGRDQGKVVRLHEDGKIPTDNPFVNTAGARPEIWTYGHRNPQGMVINPATGVIWEHEHGPQGGDELNIIKKGSNYGWPLITFGIDYDNSIISKDTARVGMEQPVTYWKPSIAPCGMTFVTNDKFKGWKGDLLVGSLKFMYLQHLTVKGDKVTKREIIFEKLGRVRDVRQAYDGNIYVVLENSGKVVKLSPKS
- a CDS encoding c-type cytochrome, producing MKLLITIVSGIILGSAMLPGQDDELAKSIERGKMVYSENCITCHMGTGEGVTATFPPLAKSDYLTQNPENGIKAIKFGLIGKIKVNNVEYDNMMPNPGLGPEEIADVMNYILNSWGNDSKKNRITPEVVTAVKEKK